Within Spinacia oleracea cultivar Varoflay chromosome 4, BTI_SOV_V1, whole genome shotgun sequence, the genomic segment CCAATAGATTTTGCCATTGAGCTGGGGTTATGCCCGCTAAGCCTGTTGTCTCCGGAGAGTCTGGTTGTGCCTGTGAAGTACTCATCTGCCCCGAACCTGCTGTAGTTTTGTTGGCACGAACAGAAGACTCCCCCTTCCATGCATTACTCCCAACCGTTCCTCCACCACGTCCTCTTCCAGTAGAAGCTCCACCTCGGCCCCCACCACGGCCAGAAGCTGGTCCACCGCGACCATACCCCtgacaggcttaagtcgtatcaccttatcaaagataaacctaaatcACTAGCTAAGTAGCCAGGGAAGTCAAGATCGAATCCACaaggaaacagtgttctttctactattaattaactactctagactactggtaacaaagggttggattggtttgtatactaAACTAAGGCGATTAATCAAATTGGAAtgtaacaatattaagggaatctagggcagcagttcaccataaatgcagaccgggattggacaacggacaataacaatcaattaacaatcataactaggaaaacatgcatctctcgaatcttatgaattccttaggatagaataACTAgtaggctctcgctatgtactagaaataattcctatctaatagccagagaccaaaaacatcagatttatacctctcgtcgcataatctaaggttaatcgaactcaaatcaaaatagtccggccgaacagaattgacgagcaataataataagctatagaaattataagcaatcaatcaataatcaagtccacatataatcccaatcatgcattcatggatcccctaaaccctagaaattaaactactaacTCATGatgataaataacaaagcaattaatatgattggaaacatgattaaagcaataagataaattaaagtaagaaatATACCAAATTGAAGGGCaatgaaataataaagcttgaatttttgattggaaataaaaactaagtgtttgaacaaattagagagaaactAAAACAAACTAAGTTGTTAATACTAGAATGAAAGATGTCTCTAAAAATAATGgggcttagtatttatagtttgacCAAAATAACACTCAAAACGGAAAATTAAACTCGCGAAAAACTgcaggaggttggcgtcgcccgatcgggcgtcgcttcgCCAGATCGGGCGTTGTGCTCGATAGTCAGCCCGATCGAGCCAAATTtctcccgatcgggcggtctgTGAAGGTCTCACAGCAGCTCCCAGATGGTCGCCCGATCCAGACCGGGCGACgtgtgcccgatcgggcgcgcacggaagGCTTCAAATCCCTTTTCCTTTCGCCCGATCTTCGCGTTTTGCCCTCAGCTcaaagggcgatttgcaattatcaatatccttcgcccatatcaccgagtctaactctcggggctcaaccataagcatctaaggctcacgaaagtcgacgataatggtcccgaacttcctcgggctcgtgtagtggcctaaatcaccatgaaatgggtctaaaaagaccaatttctcactaatcaaacctgaaactcaaggcacactcaataacacatattagtactaaaaacggctcctaagagctcatttgatgcataaaagtactaagggacgggggtaaaactctatataaaacacacataccAACCCCCTCCCACCTTTAGGTCTATCTCCCCACCATTCCGGGAAGCCATGAATTTGGAAACATGTACCCTGGTCATGACCTTCACGGTTGCAATGGGTACAAAAATTGTCAGAATTATCAACATGCTTAGATTTACCTCGTGTATCAGATTGTACCTTAAAAGTCATAATATTGTCACGATCATCTTTTTCTAATGTCGAGCTTCCACCACGCAACCTTTCTTCTTGAATCAAGCTTTGATAAGCACGATTTAATGATGGAAGTGGTTCTTGAGACAAAAGATTTCACCTTGCACACCCATATGCACCATCAAGTCCAATTAAAAATCAATGCAATTTGTCTTCTTCCACCATTTGTGTGTATTGAGCACCAAAGCCACATGTGCAGTTGCTACAACCTCCACACGTGCATGCCGGAACAACCACATAGGTAGTTAAGTCATCCCATATTTTGCTTAAGCGGCAAAATACATCGCCACAGACTCTGTTTTCCCTTGCTTACAGTCAACCAATGAAGATTTGAGTTGACAAATCCGAGTCCCATTCACCACACAATATCTCTCCTTCAAAACCTTCCATAATTCACTTGCATCTTCATAATAAGATAACGTCGAACGTAGAGTTGGTTCGACAGTGTTTGATAGCCAAGCGACCAACATAAAGTGCAATGTGTTCCAATCTTCTAATTTCTCCTCTTCTGTAGGTTTTGGGACAATCCCTTCCAAAAACCCAAACTTACGATTTGCCTTCAACGCAGTTCGTATAGGTCTCGCCCATTCATCATAATTATCTCCGTGTAATTGGACTGGTGTGattatgtttcctgggttatcATTTGAACCCAGAAAAAATAAGTCAATATTCTTGGTTTTTCCTTCATCGTCTCCTGCCATCTCTTAGGAATTGtgattcttttttttctttcttttttttttgtgtaaaaaataatttttctaaGGTTGTAACCTTACGCTCTTGATACCATTTTAAGATTCAACTTAATCTTGTGTTTTCTTTCATTCATTATGTACAATTCCTTTTATATGCAAATACAAAGAAAGTTACAATTTCCCAAAGGCAATGAAACTACCGTACTAATACCTCCTAATTAAGTAGGTAACTTCTATAATAACACCTCCTAGTTAAGTACAAGAAACTCACCATATAACTCCCCTAATAATTTCTAATTAATCAAGGATCATAAACATCTCAatacttttatatatataaatgtaacttttaaacattttgagtcaATTTGTACTCAGGTGTAAATtttttattgtacaccacttatAAATAAGAACTTGTGATAACTAATTTACACACCTGATTATGTATGGTACATGTACTGACATTTGAAGATGGTTAATTGTATTAAGAGAATTTCTTGCTGGAACCATTCGATGGGTTGGCAAGTGTCTTAACCGGAGGTCGTCTACATCGCTGGTAATCAGCGAAATAAGTACCCCATACCcactttaaaaataaaaaaatttggaaACATAGCCCACCTTcaaataaatgtgtaaaagtgttgtgaacttgttatatactgtcatttctaatataaatattgtcattgttgtatatatactgtcattgttgtattaaaatactgtcacaatcacccaaaaaagggaaattatgtatacaactgtaatgaaatataaaaagtaaagagaccatttaaatgaatggataaaagtgttgcatattaaatgaatgggtaaaagtatgtatacaagtgttatataagttttgtcatcgtttgcataaatactgtcattgttgtattaaaatactgtcattgttgtactaaTTACAGTCATTTTTGCTCATATGtagtactttgtttgacttttcaactcatgagATGAAATTACCATTTTACCCCGGGTATGGAGTAATTGTGCTgctggttaccagcgatgtagccTCCCTCGTCTTAACTGTGATCATTCCATGGGTAGTAGACTAGTAGTAATAGTATAAAGTAAATTGATGCTACTAAAGTTGGTGTAAAGGATTGTCATACAATTTATGTTAAAGCTTAAAGAGAGTATTGGTACGCCGTAATAGCTTGATTAATGGAGAGAAAAATAACTAACCTATTTTGCTTGCAAGTACGTATAGCTAAATCTGTCAAACAAGTTGGGTGAGTCGGGTTTGGGATTGAGTTCGGTAAATACGAAATCGAGTTGAATACGGGTCAAATGTTTTTCGCGTCGGTAAATATGAGTTGAATATATTCAGGTTTCAAGTATAAGCATAAATGAACTACTTCCCCGTCTCGGAATACTCGTACCGGTTTGACCGTCACATAGTTTAAgacaatttaattgacttactccctccgttccagattagttgttacacttacatttgcacaaagttttaggtgataagtggttgtttggttatcaattgttattttattgaaaaagtagatgtgataagagttagtggggtattttttaaattggatgagagagggtgtggggacaaaaaaaattagtgggaagaaagagacaatataataattgtggggtcatttcctaatttagaagtgtaacaactaatctgtgaCGGACGAAAAAataaagtgtaacaactaatctgagacggatggagtattatttaattaggtggtagttgatagtgggtatACTTTTTGAATATAGTTATTGGGAACGTGTCAACTTTTTGAGGGTGGTGGGGGTGGGACTGTGGGAGTGATTTTTTTGATGTTCTTTTAGATATTAGGAATACAAGTGGAGACTTAGGTAAGTGAGAGAAAcaatataaaattagaaaaaacatgtcatttatagaaacgatGCAAGTGTTTCGGGACGgatttataaggaaagcggGGCGAAAATTCCAGGACGGTGTGAGTAATacaagttggtggagttggcGGGAAACTCACATTTGAGGTCACAATTAAGGTCGAGCTTCATCAACTGGGAAATGCTTGGGACTTGAGAGTCACTCAAGCGAAGATATGCGTAACTGGGATGACTAACCTATGATGGGTGCTGGTTCAGTAGGATTTTTCTCTTTTACTTAAAACATAGGTGTAAAAGCTTTCATTTAACTACTAAGTAGCAGAAAGTCATcaactaattaatttaacaatACTTTATTTGTCCCTTattactcgcaccggtttgactggTGCGGAGTTTAACACACTTTATTTGACTTTCTAATTTAGTGGATGTTCGTTGATAATATAATTAGTGGGAAATGGGTAAGGGGTGGAgaatgtgaatttttaaatgattttttataggaagtatgggtgtaggtgggttagtaggtaagtgtaagaaataatataatattggtaaaatattttcatttattgAATCGGTGCAAATATTAAGGGACAACGCGAAAAAAAAAGCGGTGCAAATATTAAAGGAGAACCCGAAAAAAAAAGGGACGcaagtattaagagacggagaaagtatattttcaaattataaaaaaattgtaaatcaCAAAATTGTTATAACCTTATGTTACACGGGCACTAATCCAGTAGTCATATATACAAAAATCTAAATATTACAGCAGAGCTTTATGTAATTCGTTTAATGGATACGAGTAGTTTATAGTGATTTATCAAAATTGTATATGTATACTCAATGTAACTTTTACGATAAGCAATAAAGTGCGAAAATGGAAATCGTGGAGAGTAGTGTTAAGTTGTTAACCCAAGCACCGAACTAACCCTTTTCCTATACTTCGTAGTAGAAATTTAGAACACGAGCCTAAAGCCCAAAGGGCGTCCTTCCTCCTTTCCCCAAATTGAGGATGAATTTGGGGCAAAAATGTTCAAACTTTTTCCCAGAAATTCAATTAACTCGCTCTTAGGTAATTATGTATGTCTCATATTCTCTCATCCATTGCTTAACTCGTTTGAATTCATTTTTACATTGTCGAGCTCAAATCAATTATGAGTTTTACATTGTTCAAATCTGTTGCTGttgaatttgttgaatttcatggTTATCAAGTAGTTATTGTTGATTTTGACTTGTTTTTGTTTCAATTCTGACTATTAATGTCTGCAAGAATGAACCCGACCTGTGTACGCCCCTAGCTCTAGATTTATCCAGGTGCATAGTAGAGGTCTTGCTAGTTATTGTGCTAGATTATCAGTTTTTAGGTGAGGTGATTGATTGGTGAGCTCTGTTCAATGTTCTGTTGAGGCGTTTTGACTGTCAAGTGTCAAGTCGGAGTTTTGTATGTTGGGCAGATTTGCACCTTGACAATGTCATGAGGACTTGATATTATTCTGGCGGCAAAATGCCAGAATAGTTCTTTGAACTTTGATATTTTAGGTTTTAGTTTGAAGTTGCAGACTTTGGAGCTGTAAATAGTAACCTTGTTGGGATAATTACAGATAGAAAGCTTGCGTATTTGGGTTGAGCTAATTATTATCAAAAGTGGTGATCCACATGAAAATGTTGACCTTGCTCCAAATACTGTCTACACTTAATATCATCATGATTCATGCCATTTGTAGCCTCGACGAATTGTAAAAAAGTTGATATGGAACCATGTTTTAGTTTAAGATGTACTtacaatatgcaaaatctaatGCACTTAGATTCATATGTGCTTACAGTATGCAATCTGAATCAAAGGAAAGAAAAGTAGAACACATGTATGTCTAACGGGCCTTGGACTTGCATAGGTTTAAAGCGATTGTAGTTCAATTGAAACTGAAACACAACATTACAAACACAAGCTTGTGGAGATCAGCATAGCAAAAGTAGAACAATGAGAATTGTGCTATTGTTAATGGGATTTCAATGTCTAATATTGGGGAAGAAGGGAAATCAGCCATATTTGTGATGATTGCAACTTAGTTTTATTTGTTGTATTAATGATCCTCTGATTTTAAATTTTTCCAGCTCTGCCCCAATTGTAAAAGTCTTGGGTCCGACACCAAGGAAAACAAAGAATTTCAAGCATAATTTTGATAACATCATCTTGAAAAATCATCCTCTAAAGAATGAGCAAAAAATTGCTGGGATTGACTCTAAACAGGTCATCTCTGCTGTTTTCGACATTTTCTTCAAACCCTTATTCATTTGTCTCCGATCAAGTTCGATTTATTCACCTTTTCTACACACACTTCAAGTTCTTCAGTAGTAGCAACCATTCTTCAAAGGGTACCCTTGGGGGATTGATTGATTCTGATTATCTGCCGACATCAAGCAGCTACCTTGAAGAGACACATTCCAGCGAAGAATTTTCACTCTTACGTGACTGCTTTATCTGCTCCTCAGATTCTTCATTGCTGGAAGTAGAGCAAGGTAAATTCTCAGCTGATGCTGTATTGATTTCAAGTGCAATAAATGAGAGTAACAATGTGTTTGAGTTTAAAACCCAAAACTGTCTTCGGAAGTTTAGGGACAAGCTCAGTGAACTTTTAGTGACTGATGTATTGAAGCTTGTTAAGAACCCTCAGTTGAGTGTTCAGTTTTTCTTATGGGTTGGTCAGCAAGTTGGGTATAATCATACTACTCGAGTTTATGATGCACTGTTGGATGTAATTGGGTGTGATCAGAATGACAGAATACCCAAACATTTTCTCCATGAGATTCAGGATGATGATAAGGAGGTTCTTGGAAAACTGCTTAACTTTTTGGTTAGGAAGTGCTGTCGAGATGGGAGGTGGAACGTGGCCTTGGAGGAGCTTGGGAGGCTGAAGGATCTTGGTTACAAACCATCCAGGTTAACGTATAACGCTCTTGTTCAGGTATTTTTGGAAGCTGATAGGTTAGACACTGCCCATTTACTTCATATAGAGATGTCAAATGTTGGGTTTAAAATGGAAATCTCTACGTTGAATTGTTTTGCACATGCTTTGTGTAAGGCTGGAAAGTGGAGTGAAGCCCTTGATTTGGTAGAGAAGGAAAACTTTGTCCCTGACACTAAACTTTATACGACGATGATATCTGGTTTATGTGAAGCTTCTCTTTTTGATGAAGCCATGGATTTTTTGAACAAAATGAGATGCAGCTCTTCATTGCCCAATGTATTAACATACAGGGTTTTGCTTTGTGGGTGTTTGAGGAAAAAGCAACTCGGTAGGTGTAAGAGAATATTAACCATGATGATTGCTGAAGGCTGTTACCCTAATCGCAGAATATTTAATTCACTTGTTCATACATATTGCACTTCAAGAGACTATTTTTATGCTTATAACTTGCTAGGAAAAATGGCAATTTGTGGTTGTCAGCCTGGCTATCTGGTGTATAACATATTTATTGGTGGAATTTGTTGTAAGGAGGAGCTACCTAGCGCATATGAGTTAGAATTGGCAGAGCAAGCTTATGCTGAGATGATTGACCGGGGGTTGGTGTTAAACAAGGTCAATATCAGCAGCTTTTCCAGATGCCTTTGTGAGGCTGGAAAGTTTGACAAAGCATATAATGTTATTCGAGAAATGATGAGTAAGGGTTTTGTGCCAGATTGCAGTACATACTCAAAGGTTATTGAATTCCTCTGCAATAACTCACAGATTCAGAAGGCTTTTCTGCTTTTTGAAGAGATGAAAAGATCCAGCATTGCTCCTGATGTATATACTTACACTGTTCTGATAGATGGTTTCTGTAAGGCTGGTCTTATGGCCCAAGCACATAAGTGGTTCAATGAAATGATTTTGGATGGTTGTTCCCCTAATGTGGTGACCTACACCACATTAATTCATTCGTACCTTAAAGCACGCAGGATAGGTGAAGCCAATGAGCTTTTTGAGATGATGTTGTCAGATGGATGTATACCAACTGTCGTGACTTATACTTCTTTAATAGATGGTTATTGCAAAGCAGGAAACATTGACAAAGCTTGCCAAATTTATGATAGGATGAGAGGGCAAGATAATTTACCGGATGTAGATATGTATTTTAAGGTAAAATCATCTGAGATGAGTGTGCCTAATGTTTTCACTTATGGAGCTTTGGTAGATGGTTTGTGCAAAGCACACAAGGTAAAAGATGCTCACAACTTACTGGATGCAATGTTTTCTGATAGTTGTGAGCCAAATCACATTGTCTATGACGCGTTGATTGATGGATTTTGCAAGGCTGGAGAGCTTGATAAAGCACAAGAGATATTTGTTAATATGTCTGAACGTGGATACAGTCCTAACATATACACCTATGCCTCTTTTATTGACAAGATGTTCAAAGATAAAAGGCTGGATCTTGCTTTGAAGATCTTATCGAAAATGCTGGAAAGTAATTGTGCTCCTAATGTTGTAATTTATACTGAGATGATTGATGGGTTGTGTAAATCACAAAAGACAGATGAGGCTTATAAACTTATGCTGATGATGGATGAAAAAGGTTGCCCTCCGAATGTTGTGACTTATACTGCAATGATTGATGGATTTGGGAAAGCTGGTGAAATTGAAAGATGCCTTGAACTATTCAACTTGATGACTGAGAAGGGCTGTGCTCCAAACTATGTGACCTATAGGGTTTTGATAAACCACTGTTGCTCTTTTGGCCTTCTAGATAAGGCTCACCACCTTCTGGAGGAGATGAAACAAACATATTGGCCTATGCATATTGCAAGCTATCAGAAAGTCATTGAAGGATTCAGCCAAGAATTCATTGCCTCACTGGGCCTCCGGGATGTTTTAAGTGATAACGAGTTCGTGCCTATTGTTCCCGTTTACAAAGTTCTAGTTGATAGCTTTTGTAAGGCAGGAAGACTGGAAATAGCTGTACAATTGTGTAAAGATATGTCATCATTTGCCTCCTTTCATACAGTGACTCGTGTTTATTCCTCTCTGATTGAGAGTTTGTGTCTTGCATCCAAAGTTGATGAAGGTTTTGAGTTGTTTGGTGACCTGATAACGAATGGAGGAGTTCCAGAGCCAAGCATATTTTTCCACCTTATCTTAGGGCTCATTAAACTAAATCGCTGGGAAGAAGCTCTTCAAATTTCACATAGCACATGCCTGCTGGTTCGTATCTGTTCTCTTCTCTTTCGTTTCCCTGTGCATGTTTTAGTATCTCTTAGTGCTTCAAGAATGTTGGAAATGTTGCTATTTACCTGATCCTTGTTTTAAAGTACCATCATTGGTTAGGTTTCTCAAAGTAACCTAAAAGACCACAAATATACAGTATCCTTGCTTGAAGTTATTGCCTAAATTTGTTACTGTTAAGAGGCAAGACATGTCTAGGATGGAACACAAATTATTGTCAATTTAGACTAGATTTGCTTAGTTTTTACCTGTCAATTTAGGAATGGTTTTTGAGTGGCTACATCAAAATGGTAGCCACTACAACTAATTGAATCTCAACCATCCATTATTATTGACTAATCTTGTCCATTAATTATTTTGACTATTAACATATTggaaataagttaaaatatcAATTatacaataaaataaataaattaaaattactcAATACTATCCCATGATCTACCTATCTGATTTTATTTCTCTTTCCTGTAGTCTCTTATTAAACTTATTGTATTATTTAGGGTTCTCTTTTCCATTCTTTGCTCTGATAAAATTTTAATTCTTGTCGAAATTGAGTCCGTCATTAAATTTAGCTTTCCATATTACGAGAAGAACTTTACTTGTGTAATATATCATGCAATACCTAAAAACATTTAAGTCTTACAAGTATACTGCAGTAATGGTTCTAAGTcatcttttcttttttgacagGGATATTCTAAGCTATCAATTATTAAACAAACTCCAAAAGAATAGAAATGATTGAAATGCTTGAAAAATCATATAGCAACTCTTAAGTTTTATTTATTATACAAGTGTACACCATTAAATCTCTTAACTGCTTCTCCAATTACATACTTCGTACTATACATGAATGGTTGAATTGTTGTGTAATATCTAATTCTCTGTTTCAAAATTTGAAAAGAGTTAATTTGACGAACTCCAAATTCGCTCCCGTAGACGTAATTGAGAACTCTAAATCCTCAACTTTCCAAATTAAAAGTTTAGTAGGTAGCAGAGGCAGAGCTAAGAATGGAAATAGAGAGAGATGAGAGATGAGAGTACTAGAAAGATGGATCGGGGGATTAATGTGGATACACTTTTTATGAtaaaactattttaattttgtcaataACGGaaatgatttctaatttatttaaaagtcAATTAAATGGATGGTCTAGATTAATCTTATATACTAGACAGTTGAGATTCAATCAATTACAGTGGCTATCATTTTATTGTGGCTATTGTAAAACTGTCCATCAATTTAGATTCACAATGCAGAATCAGCTCTAGTTATCAATCACACCCAATGGATCAATCACACCCAATGAAGCGTATGTCACATGTACATTTTATCAGTTTAATTGAGTGCTAATGTCAGATACTCAATAAGGGTATGACCATGTGGAAGTTTCAGCTTAGGGTCAACAATTTAAaatttcttgaaaatgactaaAGCCGATGCCTGGCCATTTTGCCATTTTGGATAAAACTTAGTCCATGTAGTGTAAGCTCTTGCGGCTTAAATCTCTTATGTCTTACTTCCTCAGTTTTCTTAGATGGAATACTTTGGTTTCtactttctttatttttggtgtTTTATACCTTGGGAAAAATATTATCATGTGGGATCTAGTTAGAATCTTCCcaatgtatattttcaaaatgtccatttttaatataaattgCACTTGGtgataattagagatattaatagtTTAACTGTTTAAGTTATGCATTGCAATCGTGAAAATGAAAGTGTTACATCTAAAGACAACAGAGGAAGTATGTCTTGTCCTCTAATTTTTCTGCTCAAATCTTAGTTCATCAGACCGTTTTTGTGACAATTATTGGTTCTAATATCTTATCCAGGGTATGAAGTGGCTCCCTTCTGAGGAAAAGGTTTAAAAGGAGTAACAACTGGTACTTGTATTTTAGGCTTGATGATACTCAAATGGCAACTCTTGGTCAACTTTGTTAATTCCAGGTTGTGCTGCTATTTATTGGAGTTTTCACCATTATGGTAATGGGTACTGTAAAGGATGTGTGGTTTATTCCAACGAAAGCAAACTAGTA encodes:
- the LOC110788372 gene encoding pentatricopeptide repeat-containing protein At1g06710, mitochondrial, which encodes MSKKLLGLTLNRSSLLFSTFSSNPYSFVSDQVRFIHLFYTHFKFFSSSNHSSKGTLGGLIDSDYLPTSSSYLEETHSSEEFSLLRDCFICSSDSSLLEVEQGKFSADAVLISSAINESNNVFEFKTQNCLRKFRDKLSELLVTDVLKLVKNPQLSVQFFLWVGQQVGYNHTTRVYDALLDVIGCDQNDRIPKHFLHEIQDDDKEVLGKLLNFLVRKCCRDGRWNVALEELGRLKDLGYKPSRLTYNALVQVFLEADRLDTAHLLHIEMSNVGFKMEISTLNCFAHALCKAGKWSEALDLVEKENFVPDTKLYTTMISGLCEASLFDEAMDFLNKMRCSSSLPNVLTYRVLLCGCLRKKQLGRCKRILTMMIAEGCYPNRRIFNSLVHTYCTSRDYFYAYNLLGKMAICGCQPGYLVYNIFIGGICCKEELPSAYELELAEQAYAEMIDRGLVLNKVNISSFSRCLCEAGKFDKAYNVIREMMSKGFVPDCSTYSKVIEFLCNNSQIQKAFLLFEEMKRSSIAPDVYTYTVLIDGFCKAGLMAQAHKWFNEMILDGCSPNVVTYTTLIHSYLKARRIGEANELFEMMLSDGCIPTVVTYTSLIDGYCKAGNIDKACQIYDRMRGQDNLPDVDMYFKVKSSEMSVPNVFTYGALVDGLCKAHKVKDAHNLLDAMFSDSCEPNHIVYDALIDGFCKAGELDKAQEIFVNMSERGYSPNIYTYASFIDKMFKDKRLDLALKILSKMLESNCAPNVVIYTEMIDGLCKSQKTDEAYKLMLMMDEKGCPPNVVTYTAMIDGFGKAGEIERCLELFNLMTEKGCAPNYVTYRVLINHCCSFGLLDKAHHLLEEMKQTYWPMHIASYQKVIEGFSQEFIASLGLRDVLSDNEFVPIVPVYKVLVDSFCKAGRLEIAVQLCKDMSSFASFHTVTRVYSSLIESLCLASKVDEGFELFGDLITNGGVPEPSIFFHLILGLIKLNRWEEALQISHSTCLLGMKWLPSEEKV